A window from Oreochromis aureus strain Israel breed Guangdong linkage group 16, ZZ_aureus, whole genome shotgun sequence encodes these proteins:
- the LOC116326824 gene encoding gamma-crystallin M3-like, which yields MGKIIFYEDRNFQGRSYECMSDCPDMSSYLSRCHSCRVESGCFMVYDRPNFMGNQYFMRRGEYADYMSMMGMSGGIRSCRMIPMYRGQFRMRIYERENFGGQMYELMDDCDSIMDRYRMSDCQSCHVMDGHWLMYEQAHYRGRMMYLRPGEYRSFREMGMSGMRFMSMRRIMDMC from the exons ATGGGCAAG ATCATCTTCTACGAGGACAGGAACTTCCAGGGTCGCTCCTATGAGTGCATGAGCGACTGCCCCGACATGTCCTCCTACCTGAGCAGGTGTCACTCCTGCAGGGTGGAGAGCGGCTGCTTCATGGTCTATGACCGCCCCAACTTCATGGGAAACCAGTATTTCATGAGGAGGGGCGAGTACGCTGACTACATGAGCATGATGGGCATGAGTGGTGGTATCAGGTCTTGCCGTATGATCCCCATG TACAGAGGCCAGTTCAGGATGAGGATCTATGAGAGGGAGAACTTCGGTGGTCAGATGTACGAACTGATGGACGACTGCGACAGCATCATGGACCGCTACCGCATGTCCGACTGCCAGTCCTGCCACGTGATGGATGGCCACTGGCTGATGTACGAGCAGGCCCACTACAGAGGCAGGATGATGTACCTGAGGCCCGGAGAGTACAGGAGCTTCAGGGAGATGGGCATGAGTGGGATGAGGTTCATGAGCATGAGGCGCATCATGGACATGTgctaa
- the LOC116326830 gene encoding gamma-crystallin M3-like — MGRIIFYEDRNFQGRSYECMSDCSDMTSYLSRCHSCRVESGCFMVYDRPNYMGNQYFMRRGEYADYMSMMGMRDCIRSCRMIPMYRGQYRMRIYERENFGGQMYELMDDCDSIMDRYRMSDCMSCHVMDGHWLMYEQPHYRGRMMYLRPGEYRSFREMGMSGMRFMSMRRIMDMC; from the exons ATGGGCAGA ATCATCTTCTACGAGGACAGGAACTTCCAGGGTCGCTCCTATGAGTGCATGAGCGACTGCTCCGACATGACCTCCTACCTGAGCAGGTGTCACTCCTGCAGGGTGGAGAGCGGCTGCTTCATGGTCTATGACCGCCCCAACTACATGGGAAACCAGTATTTCATGAGGAGGGGCGAGTACGCTGACTACATGAGCATGATGGGCATGAGGGACTGCATCAGGTCTTGCCGTATGATCCCCATG TACAGAGGCCAGTACAGGATGAGGATCTATGAGAGGGAGAACTTTGGTGGTCAGATGTACGAGCTGATGGACGACTGCGACAGCATCATGGACCGCTACCGCATGTCTGACTGCATGTCCTGCCACGTGATGGATGGCCACTGGCTGATGTACGAGCAGCCCCACTACAGAGGCAGGATGATGTACCTGAGGCCCGGAGAGTACAGGAGCTTCAGGGAGATGGGCATGAGTGGGATGAGGTTCATGAGCATGAGGCGCATCATGGACATGTgctaa
- the LOC116326829 gene encoding gamma-crystallin M3-like, whose amino-acid sequence MGRIIFYEDRNFQGRSYETSSDCAELTSYLSRCNSCRVESGCFMVYERSNYMGHQMLVRRGEYPDNQRLMGMSMSDCIRSCRMIPMHRGPFRMKIYERDNFGGQMYELMDDCDNIMDRYRMSDCQSANVMDGHWLMYEQPHYRGRMMYLRPGEYRSFREMGMGPTDMRIGSIRRIMESC is encoded by the exons ATGGGCAGA atcATCTTCTATGAGGACAGGAATTTTCAGGGTCGCTCCTATGAGACCAGCAGTGACTGTGCTGAGCTCACCTCCTACCTGAGCCGCTGCAACTCCTGTAGGGTGGAGAGCGGCTGCTTCATGGTGTACGAACGTTCCAACTACATGGGCCACCAGATGCTGGTGAGAAGGGGAGAGTACCCTGACAACCAGCGGCTGATGGGAATGAGCATGAGCGACTGCATCCGTTCCTGCCGCATGATTCCCATG CACAGAGGGCCTTTCAGGATGAAGATCTATGAGAGGGATAACTTTGGTGGGCAGATGTACGAGCTGATGGACGACTGCGACAACATCATGGACCGCTACCGCATGTCCGACTGCCAGTCTGCCAACGTGATGGATGGCCACTGGCTGATGTATGAGCAGCCTCATTATAGAGGCAGGATGATGTACCTGAGACCTGGAGAGTACAGGAGCTTCAGGGAGATGGGAATGGGTCCCACGGACATGAGGATTGGATCCATCAGACGTATCATGGAGTCCTGTTAG